One window of the Flavobacteriaceae bacterium YJPT1-3 genome contains the following:
- a CDS encoding PAS domain-containing sensor histidine kinase, giving the protein MAANQPQHGQYNKAAQDLELVKSAFESNQDLSYKLFDHMPIAICITNEQGQFTDVNERYCKNYGYTREELLGQPFTMVVPQEHRANLEHLHDEFFAKKYELKGRWNVKDRHGDTFEIVTNAAYIKNKKDEPRKMTFVIRSSEVSDALQSLQDTIDLLEEKIRVQESASDLAEHGMRNNLGAIVSIADILMHSDLNEQQLKWVKMIKDIGYDTLNLLKASKDYVLMEKGDYELDIKPFNLMALLQNEFFDWANLAIQKDIEIKTYLNDKSIEVESTQLEIKADEFYIKRLIHNLLGNALEASPEGEPIALKINTDTGLRIELHNYGAIPESIRQTFFEKYTTSGKEKGTGLGTYISKLITETHGGDISFLTSEESGTTLTVFLPNIEVVHSS; this is encoded by the coding sequence ATGGCAGCAAATCAACCACAACACGGTCAATACAATAAGGCAGCGCAAGATCTTGAGCTGGTGAAGAGCGCGTTTGAGAGCAATCAAGACCTCTCCTACAAGTTGTTCGATCATATGCCGATAGCCATTTGTATCACTAACGAACAAGGACAATTCACTGACGTCAATGAGCGCTATTGTAAAAATTACGGCTATACGCGAGAAGAATTGCTGGGACAGCCCTTTACCATGGTGGTGCCTCAAGAACACAGAGCGAATCTGGAACATTTGCACGATGAGTTCTTTGCTAAAAAATACGAACTTAAGGGACGTTGGAATGTGAAAGATCGCCATGGCGACACCTTTGAGATCGTCACTAATGCCGCCTACATCAAAAATAAAAAGGACGAGCCGCGAAAAATGACCTTTGTCATTCGTTCCAGTGAAGTTTCAGATGCCCTGCAAAGCCTTCAGGACACCATAGACCTGTTGGAAGAAAAAATTCGCGTGCAGGAATCAGCCAGTGATCTTGCAGAGCACGGCATGCGTAACAATCTGGGTGCCATTGTTTCCATTGCCGATATTCTAATGCACTCTGATTTGAATGAGCAGCAACTCAAATGGGTAAAAATGATCAAGGATATTGGCTACGATACGCTAAATCTCCTCAAAGCTTCCAAAGATTACGTACTTATGGAAAAGGGCGATTACGAGCTCGATATCAAGCCTTTCAATTTGATGGCGCTGCTTCAAAATGAATTTTTTGATTGGGCCAACCTAGCTATCCAAAAAGACATTGAAATCAAAACCTACCTTAATGATAAATCCATAGAGGTAGAGTCTACACAATTGGAGATCAAAGCCGATGAGTTCTACATAAAACGGCTGATCCATAATTTATTAGGGAATGCGCTAGAGGCCTCACCCGAAGGCGAGCCTATTGCACTTAAGATCAATACCGACACCGGACTTCGTATTGAACTCCACAATTACGGGGCCATTCCTGAAAGCATTCGCCAAACGTTTTTTGAGAAGTATACCACCTCCGGAAAAGAGAAAGGGACCGGGTTGGGCACCTACATCTCCAAGCTCATCACCGAGACCCATGGTGGTGATATTTCATTCCTGACCAGCGAGGAAAGCGGAACCACGCTTACGGTCTTCCTCCCCAATATTGAAGTGGTTCATTCTTCCTGA
- a CDS encoding DNA topoisomerase IV subunit B → MMQETKYTEDNIRSLDWKEHIRMRPGMYIGKLGDGSTADDGIYILLKEVLDNSIDEFVMGAGKTIEISIQGERVIVRDYGRGIPLGKVVDVVSKMNTGGKYDSRAFKKSVGLNGVGTKAVNALSSYFRVESSREGKSAAAEFERGDLRDEEFLEETSRRKGTKVTFIPDEEIFKNFKFRNEYVEKMLKNYVYLNPGLTIVFNGEKFYSENGLKDLLGESIAGSDMVYPIVHLRGDDIEVALTHSKTQYSEEYHSFVNGQHTTQGGTHQSAFREAIVKTVREFYGKNFEASDVRKSIVAAIAVKVMEPVFESQTKTKLGSTDMGGDLPTVRTYINDFVKTQLDNFLHKNPATAEALQKKILQAERERKELSGIRKLAKERAKKASLHNKKLRDCRVHLNDAKNDRALESTLFITEGDSASGSITKSRDVNTQAVFSLRGKPLNSYNMNKKIVYENEEFNLLQAALNIEESMEDLRYNNIVIATDADVDGMHIRLLLITFFLQFFPELIKEGHLYILETPLFRVRNKKKTIYCYSEEERQDAMRELGAKPEITRFKGLGEISPDEFKHFIGDNMRLDPVMLDKALSIEQTLSFYMGKNTPDRQQFIIENLKVELDRVEE, encoded by the coding sequence ATTATGCAAGAGACGAAGTATACAGAAGACAATATTCGATCGCTCGATTGGAAAGAACATATTCGCATGCGTCCCGGTATGTATATCGGTAAGCTGGGAGACGGTTCCACGGCTGACGATGGTATTTATATTCTACTGAAAGAGGTGCTGGACAATTCCATTGACGAATTTGTCATGGGCGCCGGTAAAACCATAGAGATATCCATTCAGGGCGAACGCGTGATCGTTAGGGACTACGGGAGGGGCATCCCTCTGGGGAAGGTCGTCGATGTGGTTTCCAAAATGAACACCGGAGGTAAGTACGACAGCCGTGCTTTTAAAAAGTCGGTTGGTCTCAACGGGGTAGGGACCAAGGCGGTGAATGCTTTATCTTCCTACTTCCGGGTCGAATCCAGTCGCGAAGGAAAATCAGCTGCCGCCGAATTTGAGCGGGGCGATCTTCGGGACGAAGAGTTTTTGGAAGAGACCTCACGTCGCAAGGGGACGAAAGTCACCTTCATTCCCGATGAAGAGATTTTTAAGAACTTCAAATTCCGAAATGAGTACGTTGAGAAAATGCTCAAGAACTACGTTTATCTCAATCCGGGATTGACCATCGTATTCAATGGAGAGAAGTTCTATTCAGAGAATGGATTGAAAGATTTATTGGGCGAAAGTATTGCCGGCAGTGACATGGTTTATCCAATCGTGCACTTGCGCGGAGATGACATTGAAGTAGCACTTACCCACAGCAAGACTCAATATTCAGAAGAATATCATTCCTTTGTCAATGGACAGCACACCACCCAGGGAGGAACACATCAGTCGGCATTTCGCGAAGCGATCGTAAAGACGGTGCGGGAATTCTACGGAAAGAACTTCGAAGCTTCTGATGTCCGTAAGTCCATCGTAGCTGCCATCGCTGTTAAGGTGATGGAGCCGGTATTCGAATCGCAGACCAAGACTAAACTGGGATCAACCGATATGGGAGGAGACCTACCTACGGTGCGAACCTACATCAATGATTTTGTCAAAACTCAATTAGACAACTTCCTGCACAAAAATCCCGCGACCGCAGAGGCTCTGCAAAAGAAAATTTTGCAGGCAGAGCGGGAGCGCAAGGAACTTTCAGGCATTAGAAAGCTGGCCAAGGAGCGGGCTAAAAAAGCCAGTTTACACAATAAAAAATTGAGGGATTGCCGGGTCCATTTGAACGACGCCAAGAACGACCGGGCCTTAGAAAGTACTTTATTCATCACCGAGGGAGATTCGGCCAGTGGCTCGATCACTAAATCAAGGGACGTCAATACACAAGCCGTATTCAGCTTACGCGGAAAGCCGCTCAACTCGTACAATATGAATAAGAAAATCGTGTATGAGAACGAAGAATTTAACTTGCTGCAGGCCGCACTCAACATTGAAGAATCTATGGAGGATCTGCGGTACAACAACATTGTCATCGCTACGGATGCGGATGTAGATGGAATGCACATCCGACTCTTACTCATCACCTTCTTTTTACAGTTTTTCCCGGAGTTGATCAAAGAAGGCCATCTCTACATCCTGGAAACGCCCTTGTTTAGAGTAAGGAACAAAAAGAAAACCATCTATTGCTACAGCGAAGAAGAACGTCAGGATGCCATGCGTGAATTAGGAGCCAAGCCGGAGATTACCCGCTTTAAAGGATTGGGAGAGATATCGCCTGACGAATTCAAGCATTTTATAGGGGACAATATGAGACTGGATCCGGTTATGTTGGATAAGGCGTTGAGCATTGAGCAAACCTTGTCTTTTTATATGGGCAAAAATACCCCGGATCGCCAGCAGTTCATTATTGAAAACCTTAAAGTGGAGCTCGATCGTGTAGAGGAGTAA
- a CDS encoding DNA gyrase/topoisomerase IV subunit A, giving the protein MSEDNQELNGSTNGQEEQDTSGETITRVSGMFKEWFLDYASYVILERAVPAIEDGFKPVQRRIMHSLKELDDGRYNKVANIVGHTMQYHPHGDASIADAMVQIGQKDLLIDTQGNWGNILTGDRAAASRYIEARLSKFALDVVYYPKITEWQSSYDGRRKEPINLPAKFPLLLAQGAEGIAVGLSTRILPHNFIELIDASIKHLKGKRFSLVPDFPTGGIADFSDYKDGNRGGRVRVRAKISQLDKNTLVITEVPYGQTTSSLIDSILKANDSGKIKVKRIEDNTSSEVEIQVHLPSGLSPDKTIDALYAFTNCETSISPLGCVIEDNSPLFIGVTEMLRRSTDRTKELLKQELEIELQELENQWHFASLERIFIEKRIYRDIEEEETWEGVIQAIDKGLKPHIGHLKREVTEEDITRLTEIRIKRISKFDIDKAQQKIEALEEQIATTQGHLDNLVDYAIAYFKRLKKEYGTGRERQTEIRIFDDIQATKVVLRNTKLYVNRKEGFIGTSLKRDEYVTDCADIDSIIVFTKEGKMMVTKVDSKTFVGKDIIHVAVWKKKDKRTIYNMIYKDGSGGSAYIKRFNVTSITRDREYDMTNGKKGSQILYFSANPNGEAEVVTVYLRALGNIKKLKFDVDFADILIKSRSAKGNIVTKHSVRTIEVKEKGVSTLKPRKIWFDDTVQRLNVDGRGELLGAFKGEDRLLIITQKGIAKTITPEITARFDDDMIVLEKWEPKKPITAVYWDGERERYYLKRFVIENPEKEESFISEHADSQLELVSTDYRPQIEMVFYKERGKDQKENETVDAEEFIAIKGITALGNQLYTSKLKQINLLEPLPYEVPEEQKPEDIEVVDDETVDGKEDGEGQTKLFD; this is encoded by the coding sequence ATGAGTGAAGATAATCAGGAGCTGAACGGCTCTACCAATGGTCAGGAAGAACAGGATACGAGCGGGGAGACGATCACTCGCGTCTCCGGCATGTTTAAAGAATGGTTCTTAGACTACGCCTCTTATGTGATCCTGGAGCGAGCGGTACCAGCTATTGAAGACGGTTTTAAGCCGGTACAGCGTCGTATTATGCATTCACTGAAAGAATTGGATGACGGGCGCTACAATAAAGTGGCCAATATTGTAGGTCATACCATGCAGTACCATCCGCATGGAGATGCCAGTATAGCCGACGCTATGGTGCAGATCGGTCAGAAAGACCTACTCATTGATACTCAGGGAAACTGGGGAAATATTCTTACCGGTGACCGGGCTGCTGCTTCTCGATACATTGAAGCGCGGCTGAGCAAGTTCGCGTTAGATGTCGTATACTATCCCAAGATCACCGAATGGCAGTCGTCCTATGACGGCAGACGTAAAGAGCCGATCAATCTTCCGGCAAAATTCCCCTTACTGCTCGCTCAGGGCGCCGAAGGGATCGCCGTTGGATTGAGCACACGCATCCTACCACACAATTTCATTGAATTGATCGATGCTTCCATCAAGCATCTTAAAGGCAAGCGATTTTCCCTGGTACCAGATTTCCCTACCGGAGGTATCGCCGACTTTAGTGATTATAAGGATGGGAATCGCGGAGGGAGAGTTCGCGTACGCGCTAAAATCTCCCAGCTGGATAAAAATACCCTGGTGATCACCGAGGTACCTTACGGACAGACCACGTCGAGTTTAATCGATTCGATCTTAAAGGCTAACGATTCCGGCAAGATCAAGGTAAAGCGCATTGAAGACAATACGTCTTCAGAGGTAGAGATCCAGGTACACCTGCCTTCCGGGCTTTCGCCGGATAAGACCATTGATGCCCTCTATGCTTTTACCAATTGCGAAACCTCCATTTCGCCACTGGGCTGTGTGATTGAAGATAACAGTCCGTTGTTTATCGGAGTGACGGAGATGCTTCGACGCAGTACTGACCGCACCAAAGAGCTCTTGAAGCAGGAACTGGAGATCGAACTGCAGGAATTAGAAAATCAATGGCATTTCGCTTCTCTGGAGCGCATTTTTATCGAAAAAAGAATCTATCGGGACATTGAAGAAGAGGAGACCTGGGAAGGAGTTATTCAAGCCATCGACAAAGGCCTAAAGCCGCATATCGGTCACCTTAAACGCGAGGTCACGGAAGAAGACATCACCCGACTGACCGAAATACGCATCAAACGGATCTCCAAATTCGATATTGATAAGGCACAGCAAAAGATAGAGGCGCTGGAAGAGCAGATTGCCACGACTCAAGGACATTTGGATAATCTAGTCGATTACGCCATTGCCTACTTCAAGCGTTTGAAGAAGGAATACGGAACCGGCCGGGAGCGACAGACCGAGATCCGGATCTTTGACGATATTCAGGCCACCAAGGTGGTCCTGCGTAATACCAAGCTTTACGTCAATCGCAAAGAAGGCTTCATTGGCACCAGCCTGAAGCGGGACGAGTACGTTACGGATTGTGCGGATATCGACAGCATCATTGTATTTACCAAAGAAGGTAAAATGATGGTGACCAAAGTGGACTCCAAAACATTCGTAGGAAAGGATATCATCCATGTCGCCGTCTGGAAAAAGAAAGACAAGCGTACCATTTATAATATGATCTACAAAGATGGAAGCGGAGGATCCGCCTACATCAAGCGTTTCAATGTGACCAGCATCACCCGAGATCGGGAATACGACATGACCAATGGGAAAAAAGGTTCTCAGATACTTTACTTCTCAGCCAACCCCAACGGTGAGGCTGAAGTGGTCACGGTCTACTTGCGCGCTTTGGGGAATATCAAGAAGTTGAAATTTGACGTGGACTTTGCCGATATTCTCATCAAGAGCCGTTCGGCCAAGGGGAATATCGTGACCAAGCATTCTGTACGTACGATTGAGGTCAAAGAGAAAGGCGTTTCCACCCTCAAACCAAGAAAGATCTGGTTTGATGATACCGTACAACGGCTTAATGTGGATGGGAGAGGAGAATTATTGGGAGCCTTCAAAGGGGAAGATCGCTTACTCATCATTACCCAGAAAGGGATCGCTAAAACCATCACACCAGAAATTACCGCTCGTTTTGATGACGATATGATCGTGTTGGAAAAATGGGAGCCTAAAAAACCGATCACCGCCGTGTATTGGGATGGAGAACGGGAGCGCTACTACCTCAAACGCTTTGTGATCGAAAACCCGGAAAAGGAAGAATCCTTTATTTCTGAGCATGCTGATTCCCAATTGGAATTGGTGAGTACCGACTACAGGCCACAGATCGAAATGGTTTTTTACAAAGAACGAGGCAAGGATCAAAAAGAGAACGAAACGGTTGATGCAGAAGAGTTTATAGCGATTAAAGGAATTACTGCTTTAGGTAATCAGCTGTATACGTCCAAGTTGAAACAGATCAATTTGCTGGAGCCGCTTCCTTACGAAGTGCCGGAAGAGCAAAAACCGGAAGACATCGAAGTAGTAGATGATGAAACCGTCGACGGTAAGGAGGACGGAGAAGGTCAAACCAAACTTTTTGATTAA
- the mscL gene encoding large conductance mechanosensitive channel protein MscL: MKMLQEFKNFAVKGNMVDMAIGIIIGAAFKDVIDVLVKKVMLPPLTMLTDGINFSDRKWVLRKSELGIDGQEMTEVAVSYGELFEVGIDFLIISFVVFLVVKAMNKLRNKGEDHKDKTVETPKDIELLAKMNELLEEQNALLRADRPQ; this comes from the coding sequence ATGAAAATGCTTCAGGAGTTTAAAAACTTTGCCGTTAAAGGAAATATGGTCGATATGGCCATAGGGATCATCATCGGGGCTGCCTTTAAGGATGTCATAGACGTACTCGTCAAAAAAGTCATGCTTCCCCCATTGACCATGCTCACGGACGGTATCAACTTTTCCGATCGAAAATGGGTTTTGAGGAAAAGTGAATTAGGGATCGACGGACAGGAAATGACCGAGGTTGCTGTAAGTTATGGTGAACTTTTTGAAGTGGGTATTGACTTTTTGATCATCTCCTTTGTCGTATTTCTCGTCGTCAAAGCCATGAACAAACTGCGTAATAAGGGAGAAGACCATAAAGACAAAACCGTTGAAACGCCCAAAGACATTGAGTTATTGGCAAAAATGAACGAACTTCTGGAAGAACAGAATGCCCTGCTTCGCGCTGACCGACCTCAATAA
- a CDS encoding phage tail protein, producing the protein MRPEIPPNSYHFEVSFTDKRFAKDRGFQSVAGLQAQLVFPNEHSRRPTDHQFGDLTLSRALDTDSKLASWFLEVIHAKKLATVDLSIALLNSEHEAVVRWYICGALPIRWEMDEFDALRSGIAMERFSFRCESISLNPPKKPRPKPTKGLRQKK; encoded by the coding sequence ATGAGGCCTGAGATTCCACCCAACAGTTATCATTTTGAGGTTTCGTTCACGGATAAACGATTTGCCAAGGATCGCGGATTTCAATCGGTTGCCGGCCTTCAGGCGCAGCTGGTCTTCCCTAACGAACACAGCAGACGACCTACAGATCATCAATTTGGAGATCTCACCTTAAGTCGTGCTCTGGATACCGACTCAAAACTGGCTTCCTGGTTTTTAGAAGTCATCCATGCCAAAAAACTAGCTACCGTAGATTTGAGTATCGCTCTATTAAATTCCGAACACGAGGCGGTAGTTCGTTGGTATATTTGCGGAGCGCTTCCCATACGCTGGGAAATGGATGAGTTTGATGCCCTGAGAAGTGGGATTGCTATGGAGCGATTCAGCTTCCGTTGTGAGTCCATAAGCCTGAATCCTCCAAAAAAGCCCAGACCAAAGCCTACCAAAGGGCTTCGTCAGAAAAAATAG
- a CDS encoding phage tail protein yields the protein MSEFPLSSYHFLVEWGGTRVGFTDVQGLKLQTDVMEYREGSSPVYIPVKIPGMQRYANLVLKRGVMREDHEFYEWVQTQTLNKIERRDLVVQVLNEVHEPALSYRIRNAWPVALSFSNLNAAKSKFLFERIELAHEGFSLVS from the coding sequence ATGTCTGAATTTCCGTTAAGTAGTTACCATTTCCTGGTCGAATGGGGCGGCACCCGGGTGGGCTTTACCGATGTACAGGGCCTTAAACTCCAAACCGATGTGATGGAATACCGGGAGGGCAGCTCTCCCGTGTACATTCCGGTGAAAATACCCGGTATGCAGCGTTATGCGAACCTTGTGCTCAAGCGTGGCGTGATGCGTGAAGACCATGAATTCTATGAATGGGTGCAAACTCAAACGCTCAATAAAATTGAACGACGGGATCTGGTAGTTCAAGTGCTCAACGAAGTACACGAACCTGCGCTCTCCTACCGCATTAGGAATGCCTGGCCAGTGGCCCTTTCCTTCTCCAATTTGAATGCGGCAAAAAGCAAGTTTCTTTTTGAGCGGATTGAGCTCGCGCATGAAGGCTTTAGTTTGGTATCATGA
- a CDS encoding TerC family protein, with the protein MFEIFASADAWVALLTLTFLEIVLGIDNIIFISLASSKLQPADRKKATNIGLLLAMLLRIILLFGISYLIAMEAPFWHINLPWIEAGISGQSVILFLGGLFLLYKSVHEIHEKVDVKGEEERELEAKSKSTLSNAIVQITLINVVFSFDSILTAVGMTNGISDDPNQVLLIMVIAVVVSVLIMMLFANPVGNFVNKHPSVQILGLAFLILIGFMLIAEGAHLAHLEIFNAPIGAIPKGYLYFTIAFSLLIEFLNFRLRAKSKTVSSE; encoded by the coding sequence ATGTTCGAAATATTTGCTTCTGCTGACGCCTGGGTAGCCCTGTTAACACTCACTTTTCTTGAGATCGTTCTAGGGATTGACAACATTATTTTTATCTCTTTAGCCTCCAGCAAACTCCAACCTGCCGATCGAAAAAAGGCGACTAATATTGGCCTGCTGTTGGCCATGCTCCTTCGAATCATTCTACTCTTCGGGATTTCTTACCTCATTGCCATGGAAGCTCCTTTCTGGCATATCAATCTGCCCTGGATCGAAGCAGGGATCAGCGGACAGTCGGTGATCCTATTTCTGGGCGGGCTTTTCCTGCTTTACAAGAGTGTACATGAAATTCACGAAAAAGTGGATGTCAAAGGGGAGGAAGAGCGCGAATTGGAGGCGAAGAGCAAATCTACTCTTTCCAATGCTATCGTACAGATCACCCTGATCAATGTGGTATTCTCTTTTGACTCCATACTGACCGCAGTGGGGATGACCAATGGAATTAGTGATGATCCCAATCAAGTACTGTTGATCATGGTAATTGCTGTCGTTGTTTCTGTATTGATCATGATGCTCTTCGCTAATCCGGTCGGGAATTTTGTGAACAAGCATCCGTCGGTCCAAATTCTGGGACTGGCTTTTTTGATCCTGATCGGATTTATGTTGATCGCAGAAGGCGCCCATTTGGCGCATCTGGAGATTTTTAATGCTCCTATAGGTGCGATCCCCAAGGGCTATCTCTATTTTACCATTGCCTTCTCCCTATTGATCGAGTTCTTAAACTTCCGGCTTAGAGCCAAAAGTAAAACAGTCAGCTCGGAGTAA
- a CDS encoding DNA topoisomerase IV gives MKTFTYFLLLNVLLVFSACYSPERDCERFKTGTFEFETLLNGEVVKTTFVRNDTLEVDYFQGKADSSSIRWINDCEYIVTKLNPTSMMERKAIHMKILSTSGDQYTFEYALVGETNKQKGTAKKIN, from the coding sequence TTGAAGACCTTTACCTATTTTCTCCTGTTGAATGTACTCCTGGTGTTTAGCGCTTGCTACTCACCCGAGAGGGATTGTGAACGATTTAAAACCGGTACGTTTGAGTTTGAAACCTTACTGAACGGAGAAGTCGTAAAAACCACCTTCGTGCGCAATGACACTCTGGAAGTCGATTATTTTCAGGGAAAAGCCGATTCTTCCAGTATTCGATGGATCAACGATTGTGAGTACATAGTGACCAAATTAAATCCAACCTCCATGATGGAACGCAAAGCCATTCATATGAAGATCCTCAGTACCTCGGGCGATCAGTATACCTTCGAGTACGCTCTGGTAGGAGAAACCAACAAACAAAAAGGAACCGCTAAAAAAATCAATTGA
- a CDS encoding helix-turn-helix domain-containing protein, protein MVNSEKFADRLQKIMEEYDLTAAAFADALDVGRATISHISSGRNKPSLDFVMKVVETYPEVNLYWLLNGKGSFPSSTEAPPSSKPRPDRDPTREQSLHVEAEAHSSMNPTTPSEGKTIEKIVIFYTDGSFSAYQ, encoded by the coding sequence GTGGTAAACTCGGAGAAATTTGCAGATCGCCTGCAAAAAATCATGGAGGAATACGATCTAACGGCAGCTGCCTTCGCAGATGCTTTGGACGTAGGCCGCGCCACCATCTCTCACATCTCCTCCGGAAGAAACAAACCCAGTCTTGATTTTGTGATGAAGGTGGTGGAAACCTATCCAGAAGTAAATTTGTATTGGTTGCTCAATGGTAAGGGTAGTTTTCCCTCCTCAACTGAGGCTCCCCCAAGCTCAAAACCGAGACCCGATCGAGATCCCACTCGGGAACAATCCCTTCACGTAGAAGCGGAGGCTCACTCTTCGATGAATCCAACAACTCCTTCTGAAGGGAAGACCATCGAAAAAATTGTCATTTTCTATACAGACGGTAGTTTTAGCGCGTATCAATAA
- a CDS encoding M14 family zinc carboxypeptidase gives MNDELQALLNSYARYRESAVSGRYLPPQSVQQYLQQKKEVFTETLGRSVQGRPINLMRLGSGSTRVLLWSQMHGNESTSTKAVLDLINYFQQEPTDLLEACTLFIVPQLNPDGALAYTRLNANQVDLNRDAQALTQPESRILADLFQRVQPNYCFNLHGQRTLYSVGETRQSAVLSFLSPAADASRSVTLSRKQAMQLIAHMHTQLQDVLPGQIGRYDDSFNLNCVGDSFQAQGVPTLLFESGHVPDDYAREQSRHYTTLALISALHGLTQSSLKYTVADYEAIPENGKRFCDLIFRGLKTNEGSVDMAFQYEEVLEGGQIHFLPKLVQWGQDLPFYGHQEINGKEHSLSARDQELDWKIEMPLSDFSSPIFNTKTFSLIV, from the coding sequence ATGAATGATGAATTACAGGCCCTTCTTAATTCCTATGCCCGATACCGCGAAAGTGCGGTCAGTGGCAGATACCTCCCTCCCCAATCGGTGCAACAGTATTTACAGCAGAAGAAAGAAGTATTTACAGAAACCCTGGGGCGCTCGGTACAAGGGCGACCCATTAACTTGATGCGATTAGGTTCCGGATCTACCCGGGTGTTACTTTGGTCTCAAATGCACGGGAATGAATCGACCTCCACAAAAGCGGTACTCGACCTCATCAATTACTTTCAGCAAGAGCCTACTGATCTACTTGAGGCATGTACTTTATTCATAGTGCCCCAATTGAATCCGGATGGTGCCCTTGCGTATACGCGCCTCAATGCCAATCAGGTCGATCTCAACCGGGATGCGCAAGCGTTAACCCAACCCGAAAGTCGGATCTTAGCCGATCTTTTCCAACGCGTACAGCCCAATTACTGCTTTAACCTGCACGGGCAACGCACCCTTTATTCTGTAGGGGAGACCCGCCAAAGTGCCGTGCTTTCCTTTCTATCACCTGCCGCAGATGCCTCACGTAGCGTTACGCTTTCGCGAAAGCAAGCCATGCAACTGATCGCTCATATGCATACACAACTGCAAGATGTTCTACCCGGGCAGATCGGGCGTTACGATGATTCTTTCAATTTGAATTGCGTGGGCGATAGTTTTCAGGCCCAGGGGGTGCCTACCTTGCTTTTTGAATCAGGTCATGTTCCTGATGATTATGCCAGAGAACAGTCCCGACATTATACAACTTTGGCACTGATCAGTGCCCTGCATGGATTAACTCAGTCATCACTGAAGTATACGGTTGCTGATTATGAGGCCATACCCGAAAACGGAAAACGCTTCTGTGATCTGATATTCAGAGGACTAAAGACCAATGAGGGTTCCGTGGACATGGCTTTTCAATACGAAGAGGTCTTAGAAGGCGGTCAGATCCATTTTCTTCCCAAACTTGTTCAGTGGGGGCAAGATCTTCCTTTTTACGGCCATCAGGAAATCAACGGGAAAGAGCATTCACTAAGCGCCCGTGATCAGGAACTCGATTGGAAGATCGAAATGCCCTTGTCCGACTTCAGCAGCCCGATCTTCAATACTAAAACGTTTTCGTTGATTGTTTGA
- a CDS encoding Lrp/AsnC ligand binding domain-containing protein, whose translation MAKFKLDEVDHQILDMLIENTRTPFTDIAKKLLISAGTVHVRVKKMEEAGIIIGSSLTLDYTKLGYSFIAYVGIYLNKTSQTQFVLERIAQIPYVTVAHITTGKFNIFCKIRARNTEHAKNIIFKLDDIEGVSRTETMISMEESINDKKRLMHSIFQDL comes from the coding sequence ATGGCCAAATTTAAACTTGATGAAGTCGATCACCAGATTCTCGATATGCTTATCGAGAACACGCGAACGCCATTTACGGATATCGCTAAGAAGCTTTTGATCTCTGCCGGAACGGTGCACGTTCGCGTTAAGAAAATGGAAGAAGCCGGAATCATTATAGGATCTTCGCTCACTTTGGACTATACCAAATTGGGGTACTCTTTTATTGCCTATGTAGGGATCTATCTGAATAAGACCTCACAAACCCAGTTTGTGCTGGAGCGAATTGCTCAGATACCTTATGTGACCGTGGCTCACATTACCACCGGTAAATTCAATATCTTCTGTAAGATCAGAGCACGCAATACGGAGCATGCTAAAAATATCATCTTTAAATTGGACGACATTGAAGGAGTCTCACGAACGGAGACCATGATTTCTATGGAAGAAAGCATCAATGATAAGAAACGTTTGATGCACTCGATTTTTCAGGATCTGTAG